One window of the Zea mays cultivar B73 chromosome 3, Zm-B73-REFERENCE-NAM-5.0, whole genome shotgun sequence genome contains the following:
- the LOC100384029 gene encoding Signal peptide peptidase-like 3 precursor, whose amino-acid sequence MALRTFPPRVLLLSVVLLAAPAAGAGTGSEFDDGTSPKFPGCDNTLQKVKVTYWVDGDERSSLTGISARFGAVLPDAAPDDEKQRAAVPSPESGCAKSSTPLAGSVAVAVRGECTFIEKAKAAEAGGAVALLLVNDEDDLQRMVCSDKDSPPNIGIPVVMVSKSAGDKVQSAIGDGSKVDILMYAPLKPSFDGAIPFLWMMAVGTVACASVWTVVVVGEEPTKQGDVSLGGEENPDAEVVELQANTALVFIVTSSLVLLFLFFFNSNWSAWLLVCLFCLGSLQGMEFVVSSLVVRLCQRCREAKVKLPALGNVKVVTLVVLPLAFIFAVTWAAHQDSPVAWVGQNLMGICMMILVLQVVHMPNIKVASALLVSAFFYDIFWVFISPLIFKKSVMITVARGSDDGPSLPMVLKMPKEFDSWNGYDMIGFGDILFPGLLVAFSFRYDRTHGKDLTDGYFLCLMIGYAFGLSCTYVGLYLMNSGQPALLYLVPSTLGVIVLLGARRGELGQLWNAKV is encoded by the exons ATGGCGCTCCGGACCTTCCCTCCCCGCGTCCTCCTCCTCTCCGTCGTCCTCCTCGCTGCCCCCGCCGCCGGCGCCGGCACTGGTTCGGAGTTCGACGACGGCACCTCGCCCAAGTTCCCCGGATGCGACAACACGCTGCAGAAGGTGAAAGTGACGTACTGGGTGGACGGCGACGAGCGGAGCAGCCTTACGGGGATCAGCGCGAGGTTCGGCGCGGTCCTGCCGGACGCGGCGCCCGACGACGAGAAGCAGCGGGCCGCCGTGCCCAGCCCCGAGAGCGGCTGCGCCAAGTCGTCGACGCCGCTCGCGGGCTCCGTCGCCGTGGCTGTGCGCGGGGAGTGCACGTTCATCGAGAAGGCCAAGGCGGCCGAGGCCGGCGGCGCCGTGGCGTTGCTCCTCGTCAACGACGAGGACGACCTGCAGAGGATGGTCTGCTCCGACAAGGACTCGCCGCCCAACATCGGCATCCCCGTCGTCATGGTGTCCAAGTCCGCCGGCGACAAGGTGCAGTCGGCCATCGGGGACGGGTCCAAGG TCGACATTCTCATGTACGCGCCGCTGAAGCCGTCCTTCGATGGCGCCATACCTTTCCTCTGGATGATGGCCGTCGGCACGGTGGCCTGCGCTTCCGTGTGGACTGTCGTCGTCGTCGGAGAAGAG CCTACCAAGCAGGGCGACGTCTCCCTGGGTGGGGAGGAGAACCCCGACGCCGAGGTCGTGGAGCTGCAAGCCAATACGGCGCTCGTGTTCATCGTCACGTCCTCGCTCGTCCttctcttcctcttcttcttcaacTCCAACTGGTCCGCCTGGCTCCTGGTTTGCCTCTTCTGCCTCGGGAGTCTCCAG GGTATGGAATTCGTGGTATCTTCTCTCGTTGTCAG ACTATGCCAGCGGTGTCGCGAGGCCAAAGTGAAGCTTCCTGCTCTAGGAAACGTGAAGGTGGTCACGCTAGTGGTCCTGCCGCTGGCCTTCATCTTCGCCGTCACCTGGGCTGCACACCAGGACTCGCCGGTTGcttgggttggtcagaacctcatG GGCATCTGCATGATGATTCTAGTACTGCAAGTGGTGCACATGCCAAATATAAAA GTTGCGTCGGCGCTCCTTGTCTCGGCCTTTTTCTACGACATTTTCTGGGTCTTCATATCACCCCTCATATTCAAGAAAAGCGTCATGATCACA GTTGCTCGTGGCAGCGATGACGGGCCGAGCCTCCCCATGGTACTGAAGATGCCGAAGGAGTTCGATTCGTGGAATGGGTACGACATGATTGGGTTCGGGGACATTCTCTTCCCCGGACTGCTTGTTGCTTTCAGTTTCAG ATATGACAGAACACACGGCAAGGACTTGACAGATGGATACTTCCTCTGCTTAATGATTGGTTATGCCTTCG